In one Bradyrhizobium cosmicum genomic region, the following are encoded:
- a CDS encoding Lpg1974 family pore-forming outer membrane protein, which yields MRARLNRLETSKETSKETFGETARTARLQPRPADSTSGTVLVPLPRSAGQDSMAADLGYVGARRASAPRFEVSGTASFLQPGAGNLEYGTLTNPLPVVTPHWRNQSLKPNFTPSFSFGARYIGDESKDIQLNWTHLRNTATDSFFASPTEMVGPPYLIGPESALYKNGSGSVKTAFDVVNLDAGYTFCADCSFQMRAFGGVSAARISQNLSGLFASPGGDASSGYTVNSLFTGAGPRVGIKGQFGIGDFQFIGEMAGAVLIGSAQSGMDFTTLSPAFGLSSQSISSPNATRVVPSIDGKLASAYTFAPTAYGLFKVEAGYKAAVYFDAVNSYALTQVPTSLTLPPIGIYLATQQHLQSNFTNHGPYVTASWAFY from the coding sequence TTGCGCGCGCGGCTCAACCGCCTCGAAACGTCCAAGGAAACGTCCAAGGAAACGTTCGGCGAAACGGCCAGGACGGCAAGGCTTCAACCTCGGCCGGCGGATTCCACCTCCGGTACGGTGCTCGTCCCGCTGCCGCGATCGGCAGGTCAGGACAGCATGGCTGCCGATCTCGGCTATGTCGGCGCGCGACGCGCGAGTGCGCCCCGCTTCGAAGTCAGCGGAACGGCTTCGTTCCTGCAGCCAGGTGCCGGCAATCTCGAATATGGCACGCTGACCAATCCTCTGCCGGTGGTGACACCGCACTGGCGAAATCAGTCGCTCAAGCCGAACTTCACGCCATCGTTCAGCTTTGGCGCCCGCTACATCGGCGACGAGTCGAAAGATATCCAGCTGAACTGGACGCACCTGCGCAACACCGCGACGGATTCGTTCTTTGCTTCGCCGACGGAAATGGTGGGACCACCCTATCTGATCGGGCCGGAATCGGCCCTCTACAAGAATGGCAGTGGCTCGGTGAAAACCGCCTTTGACGTCGTCAACCTGGACGCCGGATACACCTTCTGCGCCGATTGCTCGTTCCAGATGCGGGCCTTCGGCGGCGTATCGGCCGCGCGGATCAGCCAAAACCTGTCGGGCCTGTTCGCAAGCCCGGGTGGCGATGCCTCTTCGGGCTACACCGTCAATTCCCTGTTCACCGGCGCCGGGCCCCGTGTTGGTATCAAGGGTCAGTTCGGCATCGGCGACTTCCAGTTCATCGGCGAGATGGCCGGCGCTGTTCTGATCGGCTCTGCGCAGAGCGGGATGGATTTCACCACGCTGTCTCCGGCGTTCGGACTTTCCAGCCAGTCCATAAGCTCTCCCAATGCGACGCGGGTGGTGCCCAGCATCGACGGCAAGTTGGCCAGCGCCTATACCTTCGCGCCGACAGCTTACGGATTGTTCAAGGTCGAGGCCGGCTATAAGGCCGCGGTCTATTTCGATGCGGTCAATTCATATGCACTGACTCAGGTCCCGACCAGCCTGACGCTTCCGCCCATCGGCATTTACCTCGCGACGCAGCAACATCTGCAGAGCAATTTCACCAACCACGGCCCGTATGTGACCGCGAGCTGGGCCTTCTATTGA
- a CDS encoding cytochrome P450, protein MSTAPRIDIDPAAFWADPYPMLAKLRQEAPIAFVPQLGSTLLTRRDDISISEKQIDVFSSHQPAGLMNRLMGHNMMRKDGEAHQAERRAMFPTVSPKTVKAHWTALFQAHADRIIDAIEPGSRIDLMRDFALPFSGECLKSITGLTNIGFADMDAWSQGMIEGIANYGGDPAVEARCHAATSGIDAAIDDILPVMRERPDQSILGVLLASGMPMDSVRANVKLAISGGQNEPRKAIAGTVWALLSHPDQLALVRSGEVSWLQAFEEYARWISPIGMSPRRIAKPWSIRDVSFETDERVFLMFGSANRDEKHFERADEFDVRRDTSKSVAFGAGPHFCAGAFASRAMIADVALPTLFARAPKLELADDEPVRIGGWAFRGLQNLPVRWLH, encoded by the coding sequence TTGAGCACGGCGCCGCGCATCGACATCGACCCGGCCGCATTCTGGGCCGATCCCTATCCGATGCTTGCGAAGCTGCGCCAGGAGGCGCCGATCGCCTTCGTGCCGCAGCTTGGTTCGACGTTGCTGACGCGCCGCGACGACATCTCGATCTCCGAGAAGCAGATCGACGTGTTCTCCTCGCATCAGCCGGCCGGCCTAATGAACCGACTGATGGGCCACAACATGATGCGCAAGGATGGCGAGGCGCATCAGGCCGAGCGCCGCGCGATGTTCCCGACGGTGTCGCCGAAGACGGTGAAGGCGCATTGGACCGCGCTGTTTCAGGCCCATGCCGACCGCATTATCGACGCGATCGAGCCGGGCAGCCGGATCGACTTGATGCGCGACTTCGCGCTGCCGTTTTCCGGCGAATGCCTGAAGTCGATCACCGGCCTTACCAATATCGGCTTTGCCGACATGGACGCCTGGTCGCAGGGCATGATCGAGGGCATCGCCAACTATGGCGGCGATCCCGCCGTCGAAGCGCGCTGCCACGCCGCGACGTCGGGTATCGATGCAGCGATCGACGACATCCTGCCGGTAATGCGTGAAAGACCCGACCAGAGCATCCTCGGCGTCCTCCTTGCCTCTGGCATGCCGATGGACAGCGTGCGCGCCAACGTCAAGCTGGCGATATCAGGCGGCCAGAACGAGCCGCGCAAGGCGATCGCCGGCACGGTGTGGGCGCTGCTGAGCCATCCCGACCAACTCGCTCTCGTCCGCAGCGGCGAGGTCTCCTGGCTGCAGGCGTTCGAGGAGTACGCCCGCTGGATCTCGCCGATCGGCATGTCCCCGCGGCGGATCGCAAAGCCATGGTCCATCCGCGACGTCTCCTTCGAAACCGACGAGCGCGTGTTCCTGATGTTCGGCTCGGCCAACCGCGACGAGAAGCATTTCGAGCGCGCCGATGAATTCGACGTGCGGCGCGACACCTCCAAGAGCGTCGCCTTCGGCGCCGGCCCGCATTTCTGCGCCGGCGCCTTCGCCTCCCGCGCCATGATCGCCGACGTCGCACTGCCGACATTGTTCGCCCGCGCTCCAAAGCTGGAACTCGCTGACGACGAGCCGGTGCGGATCGGCGGCTGGGCGTTCCGCGGCCTACAGAATTTGCCGGTGCGGTGGCTGCATTAG
- a CDS encoding sulfonate ABC transporter substrate-binding protein has protein sequence MLRRNFLKLSAGSAIAAAFASRAKAQAGVKEIRIGYQKTGVLVIARQQASLEKHFAPLGIDVKWVEFSSGPPMMEAMNVGSVDYGSVGDSPPVFAQAAGAAIVYAAGQPITNGQGILVPKDSPIRSIADLKGKRIGFTKGSSAHNIVVQTLEKAGLTYADITPVYLTPPDAGPAFANGSIEAWAIWDPYFAIGETKQSGRILINSHEVTKTNSFYIANRDFAKNHGAILQQIVDVTAAAGKWAEQNRGEVARSLAAITGVPLDIQTVAADRANFVVGPVTDDIVTTQQGVADRFHKLGLIPKPVVVRDIVWRNPAA, from the coding sequence ATGCTGCGCCGGAACTTTTTGAAATTGTCTGCTGGATCCGCAATCGCCGCAGCATTCGCCTCGCGCGCGAAAGCGCAAGCGGGTGTGAAGGAAATTCGTATCGGCTACCAGAAGACCGGCGTGCTGGTTATCGCGCGCCAGCAGGCGTCCCTGGAAAAACATTTCGCTCCCTTGGGCATCGACGTGAAATGGGTCGAGTTCTCCTCGGGGCCTCCGATGATGGAGGCGATGAATGTCGGCAGCGTCGATTACGGTTCGGTCGGGGATTCCCCGCCGGTGTTCGCCCAGGCCGCGGGCGCCGCGATCGTGTACGCCGCCGGCCAGCCCATCACCAACGGTCAGGGCATCCTGGTGCCGAAGGATTCCCCGATCCGATCCATCGCTGATTTAAAGGGCAAGCGCATCGGCTTCACCAAGGGCTCCAGCGCCCACAACATCGTGGTGCAGACGCTGGAGAAGGCCGGCCTCACCTATGCCGACATCACCCCGGTCTATCTGACGCCGCCCGATGCCGGTCCCGCCTTCGCCAATGGCAGCATCGAGGCCTGGGCGATCTGGGATCCCTATTTCGCGATCGGAGAGACCAAGCAAAGCGGGCGCATCCTGATCAATTCGCACGAGGTCACCAAGACCAATTCCTTCTACATCGCCAACCGCGACTTCGCGAAGAACCACGGTGCGATTCTGCAGCAGATCGTCGACGTGACGGCCGCGGCCGGCAAATGGGCCGAACAGAACCGCGGCGAAGTCGCCAGGTCGCTGGCCGCGATCACCGGCGTGCCGCTGGATATCCAGACCGTCGCGGCCGACCGCGCCAACTTCGTCGTCGGTCCCGTCACCGATGACATCGTCACGACCCAGCAGGGCGTCGCCGACCGCTTCCACAAGCTCGGCCTCATCCCCAAGCCGGTCGTCGTTCGCGACATCGTCTGGCGCAATCCGGCAGCCTGA
- the ssuD gene encoding FMNH2-dependent alkanesulfonate monooxygenase, which produces MSKSNFLWFLPTHGDGRYLGTGIGGREVNFNYLRQVAQAADQLGYFGVLIPTGRSCEDSWIVASSVAPFTERLRYLVAVRPGLQSPSVAARMTATLDRITDGRLLVNVVTGGDPVENKGDGIFLGHDERYEVTREFLNVYSDLLAGKTVNVEGKHIHVEGGKLLFPPAQSPRPPLYFGGSSDAGIDVAVDTVDKYLTWGEPPALVAEKIAKVKAVASARGRKLSFGIRLHVIVRETNEAAWRAANELIKHVSDDTIALAQKNFARMDSVGQQRMAQLHGGKRDKLEIAPNLWAGVGLVRGGAGTALVGDAETVAARIKEYQDLGIDTFIMSGYPHLEEAYRFAELVFPLLSLEQPSNVTRLHFNGGPFGETVGSDFRPQQRVSES; this is translated from the coding sequence ATGAGCAAGAGCAATTTCCTCTGGTTCCTGCCGACGCATGGCGACGGCCGCTATCTCGGCACCGGCATCGGCGGCCGCGAGGTCAACTTCAACTATCTGCGCCAGGTCGCGCAGGCGGCCGACCAGCTCGGCTATTTCGGCGTGCTGATCCCGACCGGACGATCCTGCGAGGATTCCTGGATCGTGGCCTCGAGCGTCGCGCCGTTCACCGAGCGCCTGCGCTATCTCGTGGCAGTCAGGCCCGGCCTGCAATCGCCGAGCGTGGCCGCGCGCATGACCGCGACGCTCGATCGCATCACGGACGGCCGGCTCCTCGTCAACGTGGTCACCGGCGGAGATCCCGTCGAGAACAAGGGCGACGGCATCTTCCTCGGGCATGACGAACGCTACGAGGTCACCCGCGAGTTCCTCAACGTCTATAGCGACCTGCTCGCTGGCAAGACCGTCAATGTCGAGGGCAAGCATATCCACGTCGAGGGCGGCAAGCTGCTGTTTCCTCCGGCGCAGTCGCCGCGTCCGCCGCTCTATTTCGGCGGCTCGTCGGATGCCGGCATCGACGTCGCCGTCGATACCGTCGACAAATATCTCACCTGGGGCGAGCCGCCGGCTTTGGTGGCCGAGAAGATCGCCAAGGTGAAGGCGGTCGCCAGTGCACGCGGCCGCAAGCTCTCGTTCGGCATCCGGCTGCATGTGATCGTCCGCGAGACCAATGAGGCGGCCTGGCGTGCCGCGAACGAGCTGATCAAGCATGTCAGCGACGACACCATCGCGCTGGCGCAGAAGAACTTCGCACGCATGGATTCGGTCGGCCAGCAGCGCATGGCGCAGCTTCATGGTGGCAAGCGCGACAAGCTCGAGATCGCGCCGAACCTGTGGGCCGGCGTCGGCCTCGTGCGCGGCGGCGCCGGAACGGCGCTGGTCGGCGACGCCGAGACCGTCGCGGCCCGCATCAAGGAGTATCAGGATCTCGGCATCGATACCTTCATCATGTCGGGCTACCCGCATCTGGAGGAAGCCTATCGCTTCGCCGAGCTGGTTTTCCCGCTGCTCTCGCTGGAGCAGCCGAGCAACGTGACCAGGCTGCACTTCAACGGCGGTCCCTTTGGTGAAACGGTCGGCAGCGATTTCCGTCCGCAGCAGAGGGTGTCGGAGTCATGA
- a CDS encoding ABC transporter permease subunit has product MSLIDSVSLPRSFRLPRVDGLIQWIVPLAIIAIWQVASVTGFVPVRVLPAPSDVVLAGWKLLLSGELVRNIWVSFWRASIGFLIGGGIGFAFGLANGLSQLSAKLTDTTLQMVRNVPHLALIPLVILWFGIDESAKLFLVALGVFFPIYLNTLHGIRTVDPQLIEMGRIYGMTDSELFRRVIFPGALPSIFVGIRFALGIMWLTLIVAETIAASSGLGYMAMQAREFMLIDVVVLSILIYALLGKLADSASRVLERATLSWHPAFQKR; this is encoded by the coding sequence ATGAGCCTGATCGACAGCGTTTCGCTTCCGCGCAGCTTCCGTTTGCCGCGCGTCGACGGCCTGATCCAGTGGATAGTGCCGCTCGCCATCATCGCGATCTGGCAGGTCGCCAGCGTCACCGGTTTCGTGCCGGTTCGAGTCCTGCCGGCGCCAAGCGACGTCGTGCTCGCGGGCTGGAAGCTGCTGCTCTCCGGCGAACTCGTCCGCAACATCTGGGTCTCGTTCTGGCGCGCCTCGATCGGCTTTCTGATCGGCGGCGGCATCGGCTTCGCCTTCGGTCTGGCAAATGGCCTCTCGCAGCTTTCGGCCAAGCTCACCGACACGACGCTGCAGATGGTGCGCAACGTGCCGCATCTGGCGCTGATCCCGCTCGTCATCCTCTGGTTCGGCATCGACGAGAGCGCAAAGCTGTTCCTGGTGGCGCTCGGCGTGTTCTTCCCGATCTACCTCAACACGCTGCACGGCATCCGCACCGTCGATCCGCAGCTGATCGAGATGGGTCGCATCTACGGCATGACCGACAGCGAGCTGTTCCGCCGGGTGATCTTTCCGGGCGCGCTGCCGTCGATCTTCGTCGGCATTCGCTTCGCGCTCGGCATCATGTGGCTGACCCTGATCGTCGCCGAGACCATCGCGGCGTCCTCCGGCCTCGGCTACATGGCGATGCAGGCGCGCGAATTCATGCTGATCGACGTCGTCGTGCTCTCGATCCTGATCTATGCCCTGCTCGGCAAGCTCGCCGACAGCGCCTCCCGCGTGCTGGAGCGGGCGACGCTCTCCTGGCACCCCGCCTTCCAGAAACGCTGA
- a CDS encoding ATP-binding cassette domain-containing protein, which translates to MQTALRTSHSETELASRAGFTPAARVVREERQERQVQTSGLPLSIRGLRKSFGDNEVLRGIDLHIPAGQFVAIVGKSGCGKSTLLRLIAGLEKIDAGSISFGDAKVQPEDVRVMFQEPRLLPWARVLSNVEVGLGRDRSSSDAPARAEKALAEVGLTDKRDQWPSVLSGGQKQRVALARALVSRPRVLAFDEPLGALDALTRISMQRLLERVWRDQGFTAILVTHDVAEAVALADRVLVIDEGRIAHDVTVNLARPRERGSAELAGLEGSILSHLLSADDRT; encoded by the coding sequence ATGCAAACAGCTCTTCGTACCTCCCATTCCGAAACCGAGCTCGCCAGCCGCGCTGGTTTCACACCCGCGGCCCGTGTCGTGCGCGAAGAGCGCCAGGAACGACAAGTGCAGACCAGCGGCCTACCGCTGAGCATCCGCGGCCTGCGAAAATCCTTCGGCGACAATGAGGTGCTGCGCGGCATCGACCTGCACATTCCCGCCGGCCAGTTCGTCGCGATCGTCGGCAAGAGCGGTTGCGGCAAGAGCACGCTGCTGCGCCTGATCGCGGGCCTGGAAAAGATCGACGCCGGCAGCATCAGCTTCGGCGATGCCAAGGTCCAGCCCGAGGACGTCAGGGTGATGTTCCAGGAGCCGCGGCTGCTGCCCTGGGCGCGGGTGCTCTCCAACGTCGAGGTCGGTCTCGGCCGCGATCGCTCATCCAGCGATGCGCCCGCGCGCGCCGAAAAGGCGCTCGCCGAGGTCGGGCTGACCGACAAGCGCGACCAGTGGCCCTCGGTGCTATCGGGCGGCCAGAAGCAGCGCGTCGCGCTCGCCCGCGCGCTGGTCTCCCGCCCGCGCGTGCTGGCCTTCGACGAGCCGCTTGGCGCGCTGGACGCGCTGACCCGCATCTCGATGCAGCGCCTGCTGGAGCGGGTCTGGCGCGACCAGGGCTTTACCGCGATCCTGGTGACCCACGACGTCGCCGAGGCGGTGGCGCTGGCGGATCGGGTGCTGGTGATCGACGAGGGCCGGATCGCCCACGATGTTACGGTGAATTTGGCCCGGCCCCGGGAGCGCGGCTCGGCCGAGCTTGCGGGTCTGGAAGGCTCGATCCTGAGCCACCTTTTGTCGGCGGACGATCGTACCTAA
- a CDS encoding flavin reductase family protein gives MNVVPRDLMTEIPVSPADFRGAMRHLTGGVSVITAGRGKDITGMTVTSVTSLAVDPPTLLVSINRDASSFPLIRRYGAFGVNILAADQLEIAERFAGKGGLKGADRFAGSQWVTSVSGVPLLVGALSAVDCEVEEIVERHSHGIVIGRVRDVRNSARSAALAYWHGQYVAIDQDEDAARLADVSVPASVRRGV, from the coding sequence ATGAATGTAGTGCCTCGCGATCTCATGACCGAAATTCCCGTCTCGCCCGCCGATTTCCGCGGCGCCATGCGCCATCTCACCGGGGGGGTCAGCGTCATCACCGCCGGACGGGGCAAGGACATCACGGGCATGACGGTGACCTCGGTGACCTCGCTGGCGGTCGATCCGCCAACACTGCTGGTCAGCATCAACCGCGATGCCTCGTCCTTCCCGCTGATCCGGCGTTACGGCGCCTTCGGCGTCAACATTCTCGCGGCGGACCAGCTCGAAATCGCGGAGCGTTTTGCCGGCAAGGGCGGGCTGAAGGGCGCCGATCGCTTTGCCGGATCCCAGTGGGTAACCTCGGTCTCGGGCGTTCCGCTGCTGGTCGGCGCATTGTCCGCCGTCGATTGCGAGGTCGAGGAGATCGTCGAGCGTCATTCGCATGGCATCGTCATCGGCCGCGTCAGGGATGTCAGGAATTCGGCCCGCAGCGCCGCGCTGGCCTATTGGCACGGGCAGTATGTGGCGATCGACCAGGACGAGGATGCCGCCAGGCTTGCGGACGTCAGCGTTCCCGCGAGCGTTCGACGCGGCGTTTGA
- a CDS encoding M20 family metallopeptidase, with translation MSETQITDWLASQRQAMIDLLRDVVNIDSGSYDKEGVDAVGARFERHFAEHEIPFRRESDANFGDAIHADVAKPGSNEKPVLLMGHRDTVFGKGEAGRRPFTIKDGRAYGPGVADMKSGLVMNVFVATAFHKFGGSPHPIKLLITSDEEIGSPSSRPVIEREGRAARAVFNSEPGRPTGNIVTGRKGGIFMHFAVTGKAAHSGANFAAGVSAIGELAHKIVQIHALTDLDKGITLNVGLVSGGQSVNTTAPYAEGQIDLRYVEPADRARIMAAIEKIIATSYVPGTSATLTIKGEFVPVVQSADSKALFESYQAAARQVGLTTLQGEFSGGCADSGFTAAVGTPTICGLGPVGGLAHTPEEYLEIDSIVPRAQALALAILRG, from the coding sequence ATGTCGGAGACTCAAATCACGGACTGGCTGGCGTCGCAGCGGCAGGCGATGATCGACCTGCTGCGCGATGTCGTGAACATCGATTCCGGGTCCTATGACAAGGAAGGCGTCGATGCGGTCGGTGCGCGGTTCGAGCGGCATTTTGCCGAGCACGAGATTCCGTTCCGGCGCGAGAGCGATGCCAATTTCGGCGACGCGATCCATGCCGACGTCGCAAAGCCCGGCAGCAACGAGAAGCCGGTGCTGTTGATGGGGCATCGCGACACCGTGTTCGGCAAGGGCGAGGCCGGGCGGCGCCCGTTCACGATCAAAGACGGTCGCGCCTACGGACCTGGCGTTGCCGACATGAAGTCCGGCCTCGTCATGAACGTGTTCGTGGCGACGGCCTTTCACAAATTCGGCGGCAGCCCGCATCCGATCAAGCTGCTGATCACCTCCGACGAGGAGATCGGCTCGCCCTCCTCACGCCCGGTGATCGAGCGTGAAGGACGCGCCGCCCGCGCCGTGTTCAATTCCGAGCCGGGCCGCCCCACAGGCAACATCGTCACCGGCCGCAAGGGCGGCATCTTCATGCATTTTGCCGTCACCGGCAAAGCCGCGCATTCCGGCGCCAATTTCGCCGCGGGCGTCAGCGCGATCGGCGAGCTCGCGCACAAGATCGTCCAGATCCACGCGCTGACCGATCTCGACAAGGGCATCACGCTCAATGTCGGCCTCGTCTCGGGCGGCCAGTCCGTCAACACGACGGCGCCTTATGCGGAAGGCCAGATCGACCTGCGCTATGTCGAACCGGCCGATCGCGCCCGGATCATGGCCGCGATCGAAAAGATCATCGCGACCTCTTACGTGCCGGGTACCAGCGCGACGCTGACGATCAAGGGCGAGTTCGTGCCGGTGGTGCAGAGCGCGGACTCCAAGGCGCTGTTCGAGAGCTACCAGGCCGCCGCCAGGCAGGTCGGCCTCACCACGCTGCAGGGCGAATTCTCCGGCGGCTGCGCCGATTCCGGCTTCACCGCGGCGGTGGGCACGCCGACGATCTGCGGCCTCGGCCCGGTCGGCGGGCTCGCGCACACGCCGGAGGAATATCTGGAGATCGACAGCATCGTGCCGCGCGCTCAGGCGCTGGCGCTGGCGATTTTGCGGGGGTGA
- a CDS encoding vanadium-dependent haloperoxidase: MLLSIYPDLKPELDATLTNSLVPIADGESKVAGMSLGKEAATKIIELRANDGSAAAETYRPLTTPGAYVPTAVPLFSTTGATTPWVMASGSQFRPGPPPALGSEVWTRDVNEIREVGGRSSPTRTPEQTTIGRFWLFVGARTYNPIVRQAAMAKGMDLVDCARLFALTSIAGNDAIVAVFDAKYHYNFWRPITAIRNADLTSNAATPRDASWLPLGETPMHPEYPCAHCITSAAISTVLQTVVGDFGEFSLTSPTAPGVTRRWSRLQDYSDEVSNARIWAGFHYRFSTEVGKDMGQKIGALTVATQLRGVEAMAEPKR, encoded by the coding sequence GTGCTGCTGTCGATCTATCCAGACCTCAAGCCGGAGCTGGATGCGACGCTGACGAACTCCCTGGTGCCGATCGCCGACGGCGAGTCCAAGGTCGCCGGCATGAGCCTCGGGAAAGAAGCCGCAACGAAGATCATCGAGCTTCGTGCGAATGACGGCAGCGCGGCTGCGGAAACTTACCGGCCTCTGACGACACCGGGCGCCTATGTTCCGACCGCCGTCCCGCTTTTCTCGACAACGGGCGCGACGACGCCCTGGGTCATGGCGTCCGGATCGCAGTTTCGCCCCGGGCCCCCGCCGGCGCTTGGTTCAGAGGTGTGGACCCGGGACGTCAACGAAATCCGCGAGGTCGGCGGCCGAAGCAGTCCGACCCGGACCCCTGAACAAACGACGATCGGTCGATTCTGGCTCTTTGTCGGTGCCCGCACCTACAATCCGATCGTGAGGCAGGCGGCGATGGCCAAGGGCATGGATCTCGTCGACTGTGCCCGCCTGTTCGCCTTGACGTCGATAGCGGGCAACGACGCCATCGTCGCCGTGTTTGACGCGAAGTACCATTACAATTTCTGGCGACCGATCACGGCCATACGCAACGCCGACCTGACGTCGAATGCGGCGACGCCTCGTGATGCATCCTGGCTGCCGCTGGGGGAAACACCGATGCATCCGGAATATCCCTGCGCTCACTGCATCACGTCGGCAGCGATTTCGACCGTGCTCCAGACCGTCGTTGGAGATTTCGGCGAGTTTTCGCTGACCAGCCCAACCGCACCAGGTGTCACGCGAAGATGGTCGCGGCTTCAGGACTATAGCGACGAAGTCTCAAACGCCCGCATCTGGGCCGGCTTTCACTACCGGTTCTCGACCGAGGTGGGCAAGGACATGGGCCAGAAGATCGGTGCGTTGACCGTTGCGACGCAGCTTCGCGGAGTGGAAGCGATGGCGGAACCGAAGCGTTGA
- a CDS encoding GYD domain-containing protein: MPLFISYVSYSNSGIKGMVDKPTDRTAVVGAMVEKAGGRLQGAFMTTGPHDVLLVTEFPDGADAVAVGMAAAASGAISKIETVRAWKMSEFKAVAEKAAKLASVYVPPGK; the protein is encoded by the coding sequence ATGCCGTTGTTCATCTCGTACGTCTCGTACTCCAATTCCGGTATCAAAGGAATGGTCGACAAACCGACCGATCGCACGGCGGTCGTCGGTGCAATGGTGGAGAAGGCAGGCGGGAGGCTCCAGGGAGCCTTCATGACCACCGGCCCGCATGACGTGCTGCTCGTCACGGAGTTTCCCGATGGAGCGGACGCTGTCGCCGTCGGAATGGCTGCCGCCGCGAGCGGCGCCATTTCCAAGATCGAGACGGTGCGTGCCTGGAAGATGAGTGAGTTCAAAGCTGTCGCGGAGAAGGCTGCGAAGCTTGCTAGTGTCTACGTACCGCCGGGCAAGTAG
- a CDS encoding sigma-54 interaction domain-containing protein, translated as MRLLIVGTLKGQLTTATKIAMENGATVTHAEDLDQAMRVLRGGKGADLLLVDVALDIRDLVMRLEAEHIHAPIVACGITNDARAAVAAIHAGAKEYIPLPPDPELIAAVLAAVANDSRELVYRDEAMAKVIKLAQQIAGSDASVMITGESGTGKEVLARYVHTRSARAKRPFISINCAAIPEHLLESELFGHEKGAFTGAIARRIGKFEEATGGTLLLDEISEMDVRLQSKLLRAIQERVIDRVGGTKPVPVDIRIIATSNRNLVDAVREGTFREDLLFRLNVVNLKIPPLRERPLDILELAQHFVKKYAEANGVPVRPISAEARRVLSSNRWQGNVRELENTMHRAVLMAQGDEIGPDAILTPDGDRLDLAKTVPAVAHATMAAEQVTRALVGRTVADVERDLILETLKHCLGNRTHAANILGISIRTLRNKLNEYSDGGIPIPPAGTPGEYPRMPMVGA; from the coding sequence ATGCGGCTTCTCATCGTTGGCACATTGAAGGGCCAGCTCACCACCGCCACCAAGATCGCGATGGAGAACGGCGCGACCGTGACCCACGCCGAGGATCTCGACCAGGCGATGCGGGTGCTGCGTGGAGGCAAGGGCGCCGACCTGCTGCTGGTCGACGTCGCCCTCGACATCCGCGACCTCGTGATGCGGCTCGAGGCCGAGCACATCCACGCCCCGATCGTCGCCTGCGGCATCACCAACGACGCCCGCGCCGCGGTCGCCGCGATTCATGCCGGCGCCAAGGAATACATCCCGCTGCCGCCGGATCCGGAGCTGATCGCCGCGGTGCTGGCCGCCGTCGCCAACGATTCCCGCGAGCTGGTCTATCGCGACGAGGCGATGGCCAAGGTCATCAAGCTCGCCCAGCAAATCGCAGGCTCCGACGCCTCGGTGATGATCACCGGCGAGTCCGGCACCGGCAAGGAAGTGCTGGCCCGCTACGTCCACACCCGCTCGGCGCGCGCCAAGCGCCCGTTCATCTCGATCAACTGCGCCGCGATCCCCGAGCATCTGCTCGAATCCGAGCTGTTCGGCCACGAGAAGGGCGCCTTCACCGGGGCGATCGCCCGCCGCATCGGCAAGTTCGAGGAAGCCACCGGCGGCACGCTGCTGCTGGACGAAATCTCGGAGATGGACGTCCGCCTGCAGTCCAAGCTTTTGCGCGCAATCCAGGAGCGCGTGATCGACCGCGTCGGCGGCACCAAGCCGGTCCCGGTCGACATCCGTATCATCGCGACCTCGAACCGCAATCTGGTGGACGCCGTGCGCGAAGGCACGTTCCGCGAGGACCTGCTGTTCCGCCTCAACGTCGTGAATCTGAAGATCCCGCCGCTGCGCGAGCGTCCCCTCGACATCCTCGAGCTCGCCCAGCACTTCGTGAAGAAATATGCCGAAGCCAACGGCGTGCCGGTGCGCCCGATCTCGGCGGAAGCGCGCCGCGTGCTCTCCAGCAACCGCTGGCAGGGCAACGTCCGCGAGCTCGAAAACACCATGCATCGCGCGGTACTGATGGCGCAGGGCGACGAGATCGGACCCGACGCCATCCTGACGCCGGACGGCGACCGCCTCGACCTCGCCAAGACCGTGCCGGCCGTGGCGCATGCCACGATGGCCGCCGAGCAGGTGACGCGGGCGCTCGTGGGCCGCACCGTCGCCGACGTCGAACGCGACCTGATCCTGGAGACGCTGAAGCACTGCCTCGGCAACCGCACCCACGCCGCCAACATCCTGGGCATCTCGATTCGCACCCTGCGCAACAAGCTCAACGAATATTCCGACGGCGGCATCCCGATCCCGCCCGCCGGCACACCCGGCGAATATCCGCGCATGCCGATGGTGGGGGCGTAG